The following are encoded together in the Synergistaceae bacterium genome:
- a CDS encoding CapA family protein: protein MRNKFFAFTLLLLIIASGSEASTRARFLFIGDIMAHKQQLDAARYKGKDKSLLGTYDFSPQFRRVRPLLADSFLVGNLETVFAGKTKKLNYSGYPMFNTPDSLADTLKNYLEADLLTLANNHIFDRGAAGARRTTEILDSADLKWTGLGLDNIPSNDAVILDNNGIKAAFINYSYGSNLWPKSNDVHLNTLSEANIKAGLQRAKSLSPDVIIACYHWGYEYHFTPSIYQKNDANTTLNNGATLVIGTHPHVLQPVEVRISEKYPVKAVAWSLGNFVSFQRTLPRERTYILSAEFEKNDNGVTRLVKLSAAPLYVIAPGQNKTEVTYAGTHEDTINKLDFTGLSKSQLANLRKIGRAVLDFLGASEEIDEYGFYTLWKEESFDVLPVSRRKSPK, encoded by the coding sequence ATGAGAAATAAATTTTTTGCATTCACGTTATTATTATTAATTATTGCGTCAGGTTCGGAGGCTTCAACGAGAGCGAGATTTTTATTTATCGGTGATATTATGGCACACAAACAGCAGTTAGACGCAGCACGCTACAAGGGCAAAGATAAATCACTTCTAGGCACGTACGATTTTTCGCCGCAATTTCGCAGAGTCAGACCTTTATTAGCTGATTCGTTCTTGGTTGGGAATCTTGAGACAGTTTTTGCAGGTAAGACAAAAAAATTAAATTATTCCGGTTATCCCATGTTTAACACGCCTGATTCACTTGCTGACACGTTAAAAAATTATTTGGAGGCCGATTTATTGACTCTTGCGAATAATCACATTTTCGACAGAGGCGCGGCAGGAGCAAGACGCACAACAGAAATTCTTGACTCGGCTGACTTAAAGTGGACGGGGCTGGGACTTGATAATATCCCGTCAAATGATGCAGTAATTCTCGACAACAACGGAATCAAAGCAGCGTTCATAAATTATTCTTACGGGAGCAACTTATGGCCGAAATCTAATGACGTTCATTTAAATACTTTGAGTGAGGCAAATATTAAAGCAGGTCTACAGCGCGCAAAAAGTTTGAGTCCAGATGTAATAATTGCTTGCTATCACTGGGGCTATGAGTACCATTTTACACCGAGCATTTACCAGAAGAACGACGCAAATACGACTCTCAACAATGGCGCGACTCTTGTAATCGGGACTCATCCGCATGTTTTGCAGCCCGTCGAAGTAAGAATCTCCGAAAAATATCCGGTGAAGGCTGTTGCTTGGTCGCTTGGAAATTTTGTATCGTTTCAGAGGACTTTACCGCGCGAAAGGACTTATATTTTGTCTGCAGAATTTGAGAAGAATGACAACGGAGTCACGCGGCTTGTAAAATTATCTGCTGCACCTCTTTACGTTATAGCGCCGGGTCAAAATAAGACTGAAGTTACATATGCAGGCACACACGAAGATACGATTAATAAACTTGATTTCACGGGATTGTCGAAATCGCAGCTTGCAAATTTGCGCAAAATAGGCCGTGCTGTGCTTGATTTTCTCGGAGCTAGTGAAGAAATTGACGAGTACGGATTTTATACGCTATGGAAGGAAGAATCATTTGACGTTTTGCCGGTGAGTCGCCGTAAGAGTCCGAAATAA
- a CDS encoding 50S ribosomal protein L11 methyltransferase — protein MDELESYKKSQDEKNIYWWTIEFSVPVSHKNSDINEEKLSTIAALTDSIGSFFFYEHDYTGGRRLFMRADYDGSRGIDDVLYNAENVLKDSEFEDVDLSRCYKTSNQPWERQHFDAFPPLNVGKSLVVMAPWHAKEEIKPGRTPIYIFPASAFGTGYHESTRIALTLLEEVVKSGDVILDVGTGTGILFIAALKLGADKAIARDIDPDTIDEAKRNMNLNGINPKVCELSVADLLKNFRGQVNLLTANILLNPNLAMLPDVKRVLKPKGFAIFSGMTNVESYTFISVLNSSGMQIEKELRFGDWWGCRAVKAWG, from the coding sequence ATGGACGAATTAGAAAGCTATAAGAAATCTCAAGACGAGAAAAATATTTACTGGTGGACAATAGAATTTAGCGTCCCCGTATCGCACAAAAATAGTGATATAAACGAGGAAAAATTAAGCACTATTGCAGCATTAACGGACTCGATAGGCTCATTTTTCTTTTACGAACATGATTACACAGGAGGGAGGCGTTTATTCATGCGGGCAGATTATGACGGCTCAAGAGGAATCGACGACGTTTTATATAACGCTGAAAATGTGTTGAAAGACTCAGAATTTGAAGACGTTGATTTATCACGATGTTACAAGACAAGTAATCAGCCTTGGGAACGTCAGCACTTTGACGCGTTTCCGCCGTTGAATGTCGGAAAAAGTCTCGTCGTTATGGCACCTTGGCACGCAAAAGAAGAAATTAAACCGGGAAGGACTCCGATTTATATTTTTCCTGCAAGCGCATTCGGAACAGGTTATCACGAGAGCACAAGAATAGCTCTGACTCTGCTTGAAGAAGTCGTTAAAAGCGGTGATGTTATTCTCGATGTAGGCACAGGAACAGGAATATTATTTATTGCTGCATTAAAGCTCGGAGCAGATAAGGCCATAGCGCGCGACATTGACCCGGATACTATTGACGAAGCTAAACGAAATATGAATCTCAACGGCATTAACCCGAAAGTTTGCGAGCTTTCAGTTGCTGACTTGTTAAAAAATTTTCGCGGCCAAGTGAATTTATTGACGGCTAATATTTTGCTGAATCCGAATTTAGCAATGCTGCCCGATGTAAAACGAGTCTTAAAGCCTAAGGGATTCGCAATTTTTTCAGGCATGACAAACGTAGAGAGCTACACTTTTATTTCTGTTCTTAATTCGTCAGGTATGCAGATCGAGAAAGAATTAAGATTCGGGGACTGGTGGGGATGCAGAGCGGTCAAAGCATGGGGTTAA
- a CDS encoding response regulator has translation MLTYGINVGLEATMLPFLGVLTAFLFIRYATNAEINKRFRYLSLSTFLAALLEVISTLLIDGWGHRHGLNLAVRTLYYAVVNLNAYYLMRYVEEYVHVQDENFDMLNAILLASSFAVLVFNLFPATAGFFFLIDTAGGLQRGPYNTLWRSVYVVYFVAAAVYLQLTHKEFYTAKSQYIVMNILGCILIASFVIQYIIIREFLFVYVTATILLFIIFFYYEAPTYRRMNTVEKDLEESRINAENSTRLKNAANRAKSDFLANTSHEIRTPMNAILGMNEMILKESRDPDIRQASLDIRRAGNHLLTIINNILDISKIESGKMELFNTDYHLWQLLKDIEESNFESLHEKNLVLVLDIDKNLPEHLYGDEDHLRQIIMNLIDNAVKYTNEGTITLQITGELDEHSRLHMKIAIKDTGIGIRAEDLPHLFRSFERVNLGETQSIQGAGLGLTLVRYLIELMGGKVYAESKYGEGSTFTIEFTQQLAQEGFRGTIAEYETMLANLPEAMAGNLPDDDEPFTCPDAKILVVDDTPVNLVVARGMLKEYQAQVETVESGEECLKLLETNHYDIIFLDHRMPGLDGIETLHKARLIDGPSRLAKYIALTAHSGTGFREEYINNGFNDYMPKPMKSDALRKILARYIPEGLKIR, from the coding sequence ATGTTGACTTACGGAATTAATGTCGGTCTTGAAGCTACGATGCTCCCGTTTTTAGGAGTACTCACGGCGTTTTTGTTTATAAGATATGCGACTAATGCGGAAATAAATAAAAGATTCAGATATTTATCATTGTCAACGTTTTTAGCGGCATTGCTTGAGGTTATCTCGACACTTTTAATTGACGGCTGGGGACATCGGCACGGCTTAAATTTGGCGGTGAGGACTCTTTATTATGCTGTAGTGAATCTCAATGCTTATTATTTAATGCGTTACGTTGAGGAATATGTACACGTTCAAGACGAAAATTTTGACATGTTGAATGCTATTTTGCTTGCGTCGAGTTTTGCTGTGTTAGTGTTTAATTTATTTCCTGCTACAGCTGGATTCTTTTTCCTGATTGACACGGCAGGAGGTTTGCAGAGAGGCCCCTATAATACTTTATGGCGGAGCGTTTATGTTGTATATTTTGTTGCTGCTGCTGTTTACCTGCAATTGACTCACAAAGAATTTTACACGGCGAAATCGCAGTATATAGTCATGAATATTTTAGGCTGCATATTAATAGCGTCGTTTGTGATTCAATATATAATAATCAGAGAGTTTTTGTTTGTCTATGTAACGGCGACAATTTTATTATTTATCATATTCTTCTATTATGAAGCTCCGACTTATAGGCGCATGAACACTGTAGAGAAGGATTTGGAGGAGTCAAGAATCAACGCGGAAAACTCTACACGACTCAAGAACGCAGCCAACCGCGCAAAAAGTGATTTTCTCGCGAACACTTCACACGAGATTCGCACGCCCATGAACGCAATTTTAGGAATGAATGAAATGATTCTCAAGGAAAGCAGAGACCCCGATATTAGGCAGGCTTCACTTGACATCAGGCGCGCGGGAAATCATTTACTCACGATAATAAATAATATCCTCGACATTTCAAAAATTGAGTCGGGCAAAATGGAATTATTCAACACTGATTATCATTTATGGCAGTTACTCAAGGACATAGAAGAGAGCAATTTTGAGTCGCTTCATGAGAAAAATTTAGTCCTCGTTCTCGACATTGATAAAAATTTGCCTGAACATTTATACGGTGATGAGGATCATTTAAGGCAGATAATCATGAATCTAATCGACAACGCCGTAAAATATACGAACGAAGGCACGATTACATTGCAGATTACCGGCGAGCTTGACGAACATTCAAGACTTCACATGAAAATTGCGATAAAGGATACAGGAATCGGAATCAGAGCTGAAGATCTGCCGCATTTGTTCAGGTCATTTGAACGCGTGAATCTCGGTGAGACTCAAAGCATTCAGGGCGCGGGACTTGGCCTGACTCTTGTGCGTTATTTAATTGAGTTAATGGGCGGAAAAGTTTACGCAGAAAGCAAATACGGAGAGGGCAGCACGTTCACAATTGAATTTACACAGCAGTTAGCGCAGGAAGGTTTTAGAGGCACAATCGCAGAATATGAAACAATGTTAGCGAATCTTCCTGAAGCAATGGCCGGAAATTTGCCCGATGATGACGAGCCTTTTACGTGTCCTGACGCAAAAATTTTAGTTGTTGATGATACGCCCGTTAATCTTGTTGTAGCTCGCGGAATGCTGAAGGAATATCAAGCACAAGTCGAGACAGTCGAGTCCGGTGAAGAATGCTTAAAGCTGTTAGAGACTAATCACTACGATATAATTTTTCTCGATCACAGAATGCCCGGTCTTGATGGTATAGAAACTCTGCATAAAGCTAGACTCATTGACGGTCCTTCACGACTCGCGAAATATATAGCTTTGACTGCTCATTCCGGAACAGGTTTCAGGGAAGAATACATAAATAACGGATTTAATGACTACATGCCCAAGCCGATGAAGTCCGACGCACTTAGAAAAATTTTAGCGCGTTATATTCCTGAAGGCCTGAAAATTAGATAG
- a CDS encoding replication-associated recombination protein A gives MRPDSLENFAGQEHLIASGKILRRIIDSDNIPSMIFWGPPGVGKTTLASIIAHKTKAIFINFSAVTSGIREIREIMKQADYNKKFGQRTILFIDEIHRFNKAQQDAFLPFVEKGSIILIGATTENPSFEINGALLSRCKVFVLKALTPEEIIKLLRRALETLGKNYFADDDILHSIAIFSNGDARSALSLLEMMSINAEVNQDGKIILTREILEQCTSRKSLLYDKNGEEHYNLISALHKSMRNSDPDAAVYWLARMLESGEDPLYIARRLIRFASEDIGLADPGTLSLAVACYNACHFIGMPECSVNLTQAVIHMSIAPKSNALDVAYNLAKKDALTTLAEPVPLQIRNAPTKLMRELDYGKNYQYAHDYDAKLTTMQCLPDSLTDCEYYKPQDTESRYKQRLEAIKKWKSEHK, from the coding sequence ATGAGACCGGACTCACTCGAAAATTTCGCAGGCCAAGAGCATTTAATCGCATCCGGAAAAATTCTACGACGCATAATCGACAGCGATAATATTCCGTCAATGATTTTCTGGGGGCCCCCTGGTGTCGGAAAAACTACCCTCGCAAGCATAATAGCTCACAAGACTAAGGCAATATTCATAAATTTTTCGGCAGTTACCAGCGGCATACGGGAAATTCGCGAGATCATGAAGCAGGCCGACTATAACAAAAAATTTGGTCAACGCACAATTTTATTTATTGATGAGATTCATAGATTCAATAAAGCACAGCAGGACGCATTTTTGCCATTTGTCGAGAAAGGAAGCATTATTTTAATCGGTGCTACAACAGAAAATCCTTCGTTCGAGATTAACGGAGCTTTATTGTCGCGCTGCAAAGTCTTTGTGTTGAAGGCTCTTACTCCCGAAGAAATTATTAAATTATTGCGTCGTGCATTAGAGACTCTCGGAAAAAATTATTTCGCCGATGATGATATTTTGCACTCAATAGCTATTTTCTCAAACGGTGATGCGCGCTCGGCCTTGTCCTTACTCGAAATGATGAGCATTAACGCAGAAGTAAATCAAGACGGAAAAATTATTTTGACACGTGAAATTCTCGAACAGTGTACATCAAGAAAATCGCTTTTATATGACAAAAACGGAGAAGAACACTACAATTTAATATCAGCCCTGCATAAATCTATGAGAAATTCAGACCCCGACGCTGCTGTTTATTGGCTCGCAAGAATGTTAGAGTCCGGCGAAGACCCTTTGTATATTGCCCGGCGATTAATACGTTTTGCAAGTGAAGATATTGGACTCGCTGACCCCGGCACACTTTCACTCGCTGTAGCATGTTACAATGCATGTCATTTTATCGGTATGCCGGAATGCAGCGTGAATTTGACTCAAGCAGTTATTCATATGTCAATAGCTCCGAAATCTAACGCACTCGACGTAGCATACAATCTCGCAAAGAAGGACGCTTTAACGACTCTTGCTGAACCTGTGCCGCTTCAAATTCGTAATGCTCCGACAAAATTAATGCGCGAACTTGATTACGGGAAAAATTATCAATATGCACACGACTATGACGCGAAATTAACAACTATGCAATGTCTGCCGGATTCATTAACCGACTGCGAATATTATAAGCCTCAAGACACTGAATCACGTTACAAGCAAAGACTCGAGGCCATCAAAAAATGGAAGTCAGAGCACAAATAA
- a CDS encoding SEL1-like repeat protein: protein MYKKFSALLIITLLAAVPAWGEISRDIIIKAESGDTVSQNILGDIYCKGTGVKQDYFEAVKWYKLAASQNYAPAQNNLGDMYYYGRGVKQDDFEAVEWYKLAALQNHSQAQYNLGNMYYSGYGVRQDYKEALKWYKLAAEQNHAQAQNIIGNMYYNGRGVRQDFFEAVKWYKLAAEQNYAIAQNNLGNAYYFGRGVLKNYSEAFKLYKAAAEQNHAAAQSNLGHMYYNGYGVKQDYFMAVRWYKAAAEQNNLSAQNSLGNMYYDGHGVKQDYIEAFKWYKLAADKGHASAEKNLGFMYRYGYGVKQDYDEAVKWWKSAARHGNEIAKNQLKELGLKW, encoded by the coding sequence ATGTATAAAAAATTTTCTGCACTGTTAATAATTACTTTATTAGCTGCTGTTCCTGCATGGGGGGAAATTTCCAGAGATATAATAATTAAGGCAGAGAGCGGCGACACAGTATCACAAAATATTTTAGGCGATATTTACTGCAAAGGCACGGGAGTCAAGCAAGACTATTTTGAGGCTGTCAAATGGTACAAATTAGCAGCTTCACAAAATTATGCACCCGCACAAAATAATTTAGGCGACATGTACTATTACGGACGCGGAGTCAAGCAGGACGATTTTGAGGCCGTCGAGTGGTACAAATTAGCAGCCTTACAGAATCACTCACAAGCACAATATAATTTAGGCAATATGTACTACAGCGGCTATGGAGTCAGGCAGGATTATAAAGAGGCTCTAAAATGGTATAAGCTGGCGGCAGAACAAAATCACGCTCAAGCTCAAAATATTATTGGAAATATGTACTATAACGGGCGTGGAGTCAGACAAGATTTTTTCGAGGCCGTCAAATGGTACAAATTAGCGGCAGAACAAAATTACGCAATCGCACAAAATAATTTAGGTAATGCGTATTATTTCGGGCGCGGAGTCCTGAAAAATTATTCTGAAGCATTCAAGTTATACAAGGCAGCAGCAGAACAGAATCACGCAGCAGCACAAAGCAATCTCGGACACATGTACTATAACGGCTACGGGGTCAAGCAGGACTATTTTATGGCTGTCAGATGGTACAAGGCAGCAGCAGAACAAAATAATTTATCGGCACAAAATAGTTTAGGCAACATGTACTATGACGGACACGGAGTCAAACAAGACTATATAGAAGCCTTCAAATGGTACAAATTAGCAGCAGACAAAGGCCACGCAAGCGCAGAAAAAAATTTAGGATTCATGTACAGATACGGATATGGAGTAAAGCAGGACTACGACGAGGCCGTAAAATGGTGGAAATCAGCAGCCAGGCACGGCAACGAGATAGCAAAAAATCAGCTCAAAGAGTTAGGACTCAAATGGTAA
- a CDS encoding GGDEF and EAL domain-containing protein, producing the protein MFNHENFMTLEKISDNMPGALLVYKDNPDEEIIFASEEIARIFECDSPQDFMRFTGGSFATVVYPEDIEEVNEIIKSQIHASGGYDYVTYRIITKNGSIKKIEDWGKLVNDSEMGGLFYVYLHDMDIRDKLLKLSGQTSLPEPKANIIDTLTGLPNMKYFRQEAPNLIKKLVKQGGEPKCIYFNVRNFRTYNEAYGLSGGDRMLKSIARILSDTFPRGLAARFDDDHFAVITPQDDLPEKIERLSVRINNMRHGVIVELKAGIYVIQNPKMDISIICDCAKMACDSIKREYGTLVKFYDGNMDRQLHLQDHILDSFSEALQSHRIKVYFQPVVDVITGKVASVEAFTRWEDPEYGRLSPANYLYVLEESYQIHKLDSFVIERVCEELKREKDNGEELIPVSLNLSRLDFELTDIVRVIEDAIAKNNIPREMLRFELTESLIAVDMDAMKHETDRLRNHGFKVWMDAFGSGYSSLRVLKDFNLDGLKIDIDMIKSLDDERGNIIIAAVINMAKKLGIPALSKGVETREQLEFLKSAGCDLAQGFYFGRPEPIKGE; encoded by the coding sequence TTGTTCAATCACGAAAATTTTATGACGCTCGAAAAAATTTCTGACAATATGCCCGGTGCTTTGCTCGTTTATAAGGATAACCCTGACGAGGAAATTATTTTTGCAAGTGAGGAAATTGCGCGGATATTTGAATGCGACTCACCGCAGGATTTTATGAGATTCACGGGCGGGAGCTTTGCCACAGTCGTTTATCCTGAAGACATAGAAGAAGTCAACGAGATAATTAAATCGCAAATTCACGCGAGCGGCGGCTATGACTATGTAACATATCGAATCATCACGAAAAACGGCAGCATCAAGAAAATCGAGGACTGGGGGAAACTTGTAAACGATTCTGAAATGGGCGGCTTATTTTATGTATACCTTCATGATATGGACATACGCGACAAACTTTTAAAACTTTCTGGCCAAACGAGTCTCCCTGAACCTAAAGCGAACATAATCGACACTTTAACGGGACTCCCGAACATGAAATATTTCAGGCAAGAGGCACCGAACTTGATAAAAAAATTAGTCAAACAGGGCGGCGAACCGAAATGCATTTATTTCAACGTCAGAAATTTCCGCACATATAACGAGGCTTACGGACTCTCCGGCGGTGATAGAATGCTGAAATCTATTGCAAGAATTTTGTCGGACACATTTCCGCGCGGACTTGCAGCAAGATTCGATGACGATCATTTTGCAGTTATTACCCCTCAAGACGATTTGCCCGAAAAAATAGAGCGTTTAAGTGTGCGAATAAATAATATGCGTCATGGAGTCATTGTCGAGCTTAAAGCAGGAATTTACGTGATTCAGAATCCCAAAATGGACATCAGTATAATTTGCGACTGTGCAAAAATGGCGTGTGATTCAATCAAGCGCGAATACGGGACTCTTGTAAAATTTTATGACGGCAATATGGACAGACAATTACATTTGCAGGATCATATATTAGATTCGTTCTCTGAAGCGTTGCAGTCTCATAGAATCAAAGTATATTTTCAGCCGGTTGTTGATGTTATCACGGGGAAAGTTGCATCAGTCGAGGCCTTTACGCGCTGGGAAGATCCGGAATACGGAAGATTATCGCCGGCAAATTATTTATATGTGCTTGAAGAGTCATATCAGATTCATAAATTAGATTCGTTCGTGATTGAAAGAGTCTGCGAGGAGCTTAAACGTGAGAAGGATAACGGCGAGGAATTAATACCGGTTTCATTGAATTTATCGCGGCTAGACTTTGAATTAACAGATATAGTGCGTGTGATAGAAGACGCAATCGCAAAAAATAATATTCCGCGTGAAATGTTAAGATTTGAGCTTACAGAAAGTTTGATAGCTGTAGACATGGACGCAATGAAGCACGAGACAGACAGACTCAGGAATCACGGCTTTAAAGTCTGGATGGACGCATTTGGGTCGGGTTATTCGTCATTGAGGGTGCTGAAAGATTTTAATCTTGACGGACTCAAAATTGATATTGACATGATAAAGAGTCTTGATGATGAACGGGGAAATATAATTATTGCAGCAGTAATAAATATGGCCAAGAAATTAGGAATCCCGGCACTGTCGAAAGGAGTCGAGACTCGCGAGCAGTTAGAATTTCTCAAGTCAGCCGGCTGTGATTTAGCGCAGGGATTTTATTTCGGGCGGCCTGAACCGATAAAGGGCGAATAA